The Montipora foliosa isolate CH-2021 chromosome 6, ASM3666993v2, whole genome shotgun sequence genome includes the window ttaacaatgTAGTTTTCCATTGAAGAACAACTCATTTTCAGTTGTAGTCTCACTTTCAATATACCACACAACTTTATACGAACACACGTTGAAAAGGTTTTCATGCAAGCTCAAATCGAAAACAAtaataagaacgttcagccccGAAATTAGACGTTCCTCAGTCTAAAAAAAGttaattactttactttaatttactttattgaATTCGTCGCATTCTAAAATTACAATTTATAAGTGCataaaaatatacaacaaaTGAAATGGATATTGCAACAGGAGCAGGAAACAGGACAATGTCCCAATTGATATCTTGCCCCCAAAAAACAGATGTGCATGTTGATTTTATAcgtgttgtcggtcaaatcctgTCTCAGGTTAAACCCATTTtcacctaggttaaattggtgatcctcattttatctaggttgaatatgcactctgcTAAGTGCTATCAACCCccaaaaggactgaaaacacattttctttCCCTCCATCTCTGTCTTACCTATCTCATCATTTTATCGGTTTCTATATAGTTCATACACGTACCCATTCGGTCTCAACTTTACAagatagtaagggaacaaagaactatATTGTGCACTTACAGTTACTCGAACTCGAACCCTCCAGATccatagtcctgtgtcttcaccaatactctacaacgacgaacatgctcaacacagaacagttcttttcattatttactctAGATCTCGTATAAactatatccatgtataataaccaaaactaatcctaacctgaccctatttttctctaggcttaatttgggctccaaaaaaatttcttcaattcatctgagacGAGTGCGTATTCTCCCTACAACAGGTAAAATGAGAATCACCAATTTAATTCAACCTAAGAAAGGATTTTACTGGTAACATACATGCTTGCATCAATTGATAAGATACTGTTTGTTTTCGTGCACGTAAAACCGACCTAAAAATGAAACAGGAAGTTTATCGTTGACTGAACCTAAGACCATGGCCTACTGTTTTGCTGAAGCGATGCATGAGGGTCACATACCAGACAACCATGTCACGTTTTGCCGTTCCCTTCTCGTTTCTTTCCTcgaaataaatatttcatcGCCTCTAAGGGTGGGTTCAGTTGACCCTATTCCgaaataagaatacgtggagagACAATTTAAAATGGTATATTTGGCGTTTTGAACCTAagaggatgataaaaatatgtttaaaattgcattttagCAAGTGCAATGGCAAATCTCTTCGTGTTACAGAAGTCTGTCTTGCCAATGCGGTTCAGTTTCAGCAGAGCTGCGACATGTACATCGTCCATGTATAAAAGAGTCAATTCAGCTTTTGCTTTCTCAGTGAGATTACATCACTGCAGGAAACAAAGTTACAAAAAAAAGCATCTCATTAGTTCTCCAGTTGTCACCATTCTCAAAATGGCCAAAAGTCTTTCTTCATTTAATCGCCTCACGGGAATCTTGATGATCGTTTTGTTGCCAAAAGGTATGTTTATGTGTTGACGAAATACAAAAGTTTGTAAACTGTCGAGTTTTCTGGAGAGTTCCGGTGATCCTAGTCTATTGCTTGAACTTTGGGTTCACATAGGATTTACAACTCTCTTGCGGAAGAGTCTAAGCATTTATCTCGACTTATTTATAGGCATTGTCTCCTCTATTCTATTCTGCACTGACAAACTATAGTTCCGTTCATAGTTTCAGTTTGTTTAATGCCGTAAACATGGACTTTCAGAGAGCCAGTCCGTCGATGATTAGAACTGAACTGACACAAGgagaaacaatttctttcaattaCCTTGAAGACTAATTAAAAATGGGTTTCCCCGTTTCTGTCAAATCTTCGAAGAAACGTTTATTTAAAGTGATGCTAGTGTCGTCccaaggaaaataaaaaaggaaatatcGTAAGctggcggtatcctgagaatccagtAATCTGATTGGTAGCAGGAGCGGGCAGAATTTTCCCATCTCTTGACCAAGGTAACTGTAGCGTCCTTGGCTACAGTTACCCTGGTCAAGAGACCAGCTGGCGAAGCTGCTAATTTAGTTTTCTACACTTCGCTAAGCTCGTTAACGTTTGAAAGCGAAATTTCACACGAAGTAAAAACATCCCCATTCATTTTAACGTTCTtttgttgacacgttgatgagacaaagtatcaattaaaattattaaagtATTTCCCGGTAATTTCTCCCACCCTTTTAAAGTAGAAtttggaaataaataaaaacattattCACCGGCCTAGGCCGGTCCGTAAAGGGAAAAACTGGGAGGCCTCGGTCTCGATTCCTACCCTCGGTCTCGGGTCTCGGGAAGTACTAAAGACCTCATGCACATCTTTTCCCTTACGatcctcccggccggtgaataacatgtATGTATAGGAgtcagtgcggcccagtggttagggcgcttgccttgagatccggggataaACAccttctgaccactcgttgaatttgttcctggtaatccctggttcaacttctcatatgcacttgtaaatagccaactggtttgcctcaggctcgtgattgtgtttcattggccctgaaaagcccctatggggagaggtcaattaagtaagtaagtaagtaagtaagtaagtatgtatgtatgtagtatACCTTTTAAAACGACATGTTCAATATTTTTGCGCAAATATTTCCATTCCacgtgttgtgttcttgggcaagacacttaactCTCAGGGTGCCACTCTCCACCAGTTGCATAAATGGGTACaagcaaatttaatgctgggggtaaccctgcgatggactggcatcccatccaggggggagtagaaattctcctagtcacttcatgctacagaaaccgggataagctccggcctattaaatgggccacttggctcgtaagcagacttcaccttttacctttacctttcCATTCTATGAACTTCACGCCATCTTGGCCGATCGTGCGCGAGTCGAGACTAGTTCTATTTGTATTTGTCAAGGTCATCTTGCCACGTCGGCGATTTCTTGTATGACTTTGACGGTTTTATCCCCCTGGAGGAGCAGgtttggcgcagtggtgagagcactcgcctcccaacaatgtggccAGGGTTCGATCCCCGACcccggcatcatatgtgggttgagtttgttgttggttctctccttactccgagaggtttttctccgggtactcgagttttcccctctcctcaaaaaccaacactgccaaattccaattcaatCCGGAATCcacggacacatgttgaacgagctcctgagcgctcttaaggtgttccgtgggtaaacaaagTCCATTTCCATTCCATTTATATAAGTGTAAATTTATACACTTCTGCATATTGCTATTTCAATTTAGGCTTTTCTCTTGAATGTCACACGTGCTATTCAGAAAATTCCTGGGATGACTGCTTGGAAAACAGCTGGGTTGAACAGTGCTCCAATGACTTTGATGCGTGCTTGATGGTGTTTACTTCAAAGCTACATAGAAATGGCCAACAGCTTCACGAATTTGCAAAAACCTGCTGGCTCCTGGTAAGACTTTTCGTTTACTGGTTTCATATGCGCAAGCGTTATGCACTAGTCAGCGGATTAACATAAAAATGTTTACAGGATCTGACGGACTCATAGAGGAGTGACGGCCAGCTTCCCTACAATAACCCGGAGTATGGCTTTGCCATTTTCGAAGATAAAAAGTGCAGGAATATTTGTTTCATTACGTGCATCATGATGCATGGTTTTAATCAAATCTGAAGATAATTGTATTTATGTATTTGATTCACTTACACGCAATTGTTTGGGTATGCATGACTGTAAATGGCACTGCTATTGTTACCTACATCTAATGCAACAGCTAGAATTGTGTTGTTGTGGCTGGAATGTAGCACCTAGAATTGCGTTCGTCGTTCCTTAACGTGTTCCTTAGTGCGCTATTTGTTACTTAGTGCGTATTGTTGCGCAAGTTGCAGAAGATATCTGTGAGActgggcctatggtttatagtccttatccgaggatacttgaaagtttaaccatttgcagatgaaattacaaaggcagtactttctcctcagttattttaattataagatcctgagtgttgattcGGCCGGGGTTCAAAccctcaaccaactgagccaccggtgcaagAGTATGCTAAAAATACAGCAACACCTTCATAATGTTTTGATATCTTTAAAATGGAGCAATATTTGTTGTCTTTTATTTGAATTAAATATTCAATGAGTTGAAGTTGTATTTGCATCTGCTTCAATAAGAATTTCGTTTGATTTGTTTGCCTCAGTGGGCGATTGATTTGACTCATTATCTGATCAAAAACTCgtggggggggggagtggggggtacttgggtcaatttttACTGGGTATGTGCTGCTGGCCtctaaaaaaaagtaaagcaaccatatttaacgtcgataactcgtcaattgacaaacctgaggtcaacggtgcgctcattttactcccccctctccatcagtgctctgttttacgggtatttaaagctacttaagctacactgaaaggaaagaagtcgaaacaaggattcGAGATCCGGGAATGGAACTCAAGACATCTTGCACCATGGCCTCGGactaaccgactgtgcaacCCTCGCTCCTCGCTCCTCGCTCCTCGCTCCTCGCTCCTCGCTCCTCTCCAAATCCCTACCCCATTTTAGTCAATTCTGTGGCCAATcatagaccccatcttagtcacttttgagcAAATGTCATTTTCGCTATCCCAACTTTCTGATTATGCCTCTACCTTATAAAGCCTTTTAAGTAGGTCATCCTTAAATGAATTGACACgtttgttaaattgaatgtaGAACACTTAACTTTTCACCTACAGTATAAACATTCTGGTACATTTGCTAGccgtaaatatttacaaacgtaCCGTACCGAGCCGACTGTTCAATATTAAAACAACAGCACGAACCATTTTTTAACCGCAGATCTTCCTATTTTTAAATCCCTGCTTACCAGAATTTTCTTATCCCAGAAATTCCGAAAATGTGCGACCCTACTAAAAATGTAACCCcgttatagtcaatccagtcgtgaaaatgtGACCCCATCCAacggcacatccccattagccTCTTGCAAGGACATACCCGCCCCTCCCTTCCGGGATCAAAAAGCCTCATCAGGTAAATTTTCTCAGCACCAGATATCGTTTGTTGCTCAAAAAGCTCTCAAAAGCATGGCGTCTCCTTTTATCAGTGTCTTATCCACAGTACTTGCTGTTCCCACAGCAAAGCTGAAAGGCACAAAAGCACCTTGTTGTCCCCTAAGAGGGGATAATCCACTTTTGGTTCCCCTCGAGAGATGGCTAAAGCGATCGGCGCCTTCATGACTGATTCTCTCGCCAACAAATAACGCAAGGCTTACCATAATTCCGcgaataaattaattttgagctCTGGTTTTTTATCATGCACTCACACTTCAACAAATCCTTCCGCTGGCTAAAAGCATTTCATGTTCAGAAAATGACAAACATCCAACATTCTGAGTAAATCGAGATTTTGGACCCTCGCGAGAAGTAAATTAAAACTtcgtctcaacaattttgtacaggccccagttgttcaatgGCCGGATAACTtaattatccagtggatagctcATTATCCCGAGTATATAATATACTTCACCTTTTAATAACGATGGTCAAGATTTGGCTTACACCTTTTAActagatgtgcttagagtgtgcatattcacaGTTTACGAGCACAAATACTGAAATCTAGCTTTGCAGAGATTCAAACTGacggatatttaacaattattcttcgagcccgaatgggctctgagtcaataacccatgaggccgaaggccgactgggctattgactcagaggccatgaggacgagagaaacaattgttttagtaaaatccaactagttggttaaaaaaatatcgagacaaaacatctttcgctagttaaagctagactttaattgttgttttggttttcaaagccggcgcttttcgctactagtgggctataacaaatagcctactagtagctcaaccaatcagaacgcagcattgataatagacaaCTACTTGGATTTTACTAAAGTGACTTATCATACCGATAAAATTATCCGGCCTCGGAACAACTGGGGCCGGGATTGTAGGGGGTTACGGAGGACCTCCCagggggttttggggaacaagggaataGGGCTGATTTGAaatggggaacaagggaactaTGATAAAATATCTTAGAGAAAAAGCGAAAGtgaacaattttagggatcaaaaagctgggaataCAGAGAAACAGAGAGAGAGTTTATTATACTGTACAGTATGttacaaaaaagttaaaataataatctaagacaaagacaaaagaaagcaCAGTAACCGGTCACCTAAAATAACTTAAAAGCTAAACTAGTTGGGTGGCCAACATTGatcaattttaaaatgtttacaaCTGTCAGAAAACAGGCTAAATAATGTAATATACCCAGAACAAAGGTATAAGTAGTTTCGTAACAAACACACATACAGTAAAATCGatcaataaagaaaaaaatacaaataagtagacaaaagcaaaaaataaaaaatgataatatataaataaagaagtaaacaaaagcaaaaggaaccatcaaaaaagaagaaatatacAAATTATTGATTTATTAGTCATTTTGATTAATAAAAAGTAATGAAATATGAAGGTAGCTCTCAATTTAGAATTCTGAATCTCTCATTGATGTCATTTCACTATTTAGGTCCATCATACCGAATATTAAATTTACCATAGTTGGTTCGAATATGTGGAAGATAggtagcctgcgtggcaggcgctaGAAAGGGGAAGGGAGAGGGAAAAATTGGGCGCGCGCGAAACGCGCGGAGCGAGGGAGAGGGGAAGGAGGAAGCGCCTGCAGCCAGCTCATTGTTTATTTGGTCTTTCTCGTTCGCCGACGAACGAAAAATTGCCATTGGTTCGTTTTTAATCATGCGTCAATCATTGCCTGATACGaccttctgattggtcgagatgTTTTGGAAGCCATTTGCGAatgaaaatcaagatggcggatgcaCTCGAAAGAGACAGGGAAGCCAAGTCTGAGGAAATCTTGCTGGAGTTAGAAGATAAAGGTCGCAAAATAGCTTTGAAATATGAGCAGAGGAAAGCGGTGAAACAACTGTATGAAAAGACAGACTTGGTGGCAACGGGTTTCGGAAAGAGTCTCATCTTCCAGTTGCTGGTGTTCTAAGAAATAGAAATCGCAATGGCCACACTCAAACTGCTTCTGTGCTAGTAATTTGCCCTCTTACTAGCATTATTAACGACCAAATTTTTAAGTGGAAAGTATGGGTTTATCTGCGTGTAATTTGTTAGAAAAGCTCGCTGATTTAACAGAGGTCGAGGGTGGAAAATATCACATTGTTTATTCCTCTGCGGAAAGTGCCCTTGACAAGAGATTCCTACAATCCTTAAAGAAGGACACTGTGTTTTCACGACGAATGGTTGCTTGTGTGTATGGGTTTGAAGTGAGCAATATTTATGCTATGGATATTCAGAGAGGACTTGAAGTATAGAGTATTCAGATCTA containing:
- the LOC138006057 gene encoding uncharacterized protein, translating into MANLFVLQKSVLPMRFSFSRAATCTSSMYKRVNSAFAFSVRLHHCRKQSYKKKHLISSPVVTILKMAKSLSSFNRLTGILMIVLLPKGFSLECHTCYSENSWDDCLENSWVEQCSNDFDACLMVFTSKLHRNGQQLHEFAKTCWLLEKCHEKKCRKEITDPKQYGNITANYCDHQCCTENLCNTGMLVSNASESLP